One region of Anabaena sphaerica FACHB-251 genomic DNA includes:
- a CDS encoding metal ABC transporter solute-binding protein, Zn/Mn family yields the protein MIGNYLRLTVNRQRSKILAVMALLIFLPAYGCNESNNDSRTNAGNLPDAKSSKTKVVTTFLPVHLFTKAVAGDVADVEILVNPGTDVHEYQATPDNVKAIATANILVKNGLGLEEFLEDTVKNAQNPKLVEIDASKGIKVINDIASVEETKHKDQDHKHEHTDGNPHVWLDPVFAKQQVINIRDGLIAADPGNKEAYQNNAAAYIQELENLNNEFQQSLNTTSNCTFITFHDAFPYIAKRYNLKQVAVVKIPEDQLSPADVQKAINAVKKYKVKTLFSEPGVDNKLLTSLSQDLKLTLYPLDSLENGETNPQYYFQAMKANLQNLAAGCK from the coding sequence GTGATTGGCAATTATTTAAGACTCACCGTAAACAGACAAAGAAGTAAGATCCTGGCTGTAATGGCGCTGCTAATATTTTTACCTGCTTATGGATGTAATGAATCAAACAATGATTCTCGGACAAATGCTGGAAATTTACCAGATGCTAAATCAAGTAAAACTAAGGTAGTAACAACATTTTTGCCTGTGCATTTGTTTACTAAAGCTGTAGCTGGGGATGTAGCAGATGTAGAGATTTTAGTGAACCCAGGTACTGATGTGCATGAATATCAGGCCACACCGGATAATGTAAAAGCGATCGCAACCGCCAATATTCTGGTAAAAAATGGCTTAGGTCTGGAGGAGTTTCTGGAAGATACTGTGAAAAATGCTCAAAATCCTAAATTAGTAGAAATTGATGCCAGTAAAGGTATTAAAGTTATAAATGATATTGCTTCAGTGGAGGAAACAAAACATAAAGACCAAGACCACAAACATGAACACACAGATGGTAATCCTCATGTTTGGCTAGATCCAGTTTTTGCTAAACAGCAAGTTATCAATATTCGAGATGGTTTAATTGCTGCTGATCCTGGAAATAAAGAGGCTTATCAGAATAATGCAGCGGCTTATATTCAGGAATTAGAAAATTTAAATAATGAATTTCAGCAGTCTTTAAATACAACTTCTAACTGTACCTTCATCACTTTTCATGATGCCTTTCCCTACATAGCCAAACGCTATAACCTCAAGCAAGTTGCAGTTGTGAAAATTCCTGAAGACCAGCTTTCACCAGCAGATGTACAAAAAGCCATCAATGCGGTGAAAAAGTACAAAGTTAAAACCTTATTTAGTGAACCAGGGGTAGATAACAAATTACTAACCAGCCTTTCTCAAGATTTAAAATTAACTTTATATCCTTTAGATTCTTTAGAAAATGGTGAAACAAATCCGCAGTATTATTTTCAAGCAATGAAAGCTAATTTGCAAAATTTGGCAGCCGGATGTAAATAA
- a CDS encoding metal ABC transporter ATP-binding protein, with amino-acid sequence MTLPILKVEGLTIYQGSYLAVRDVSFELIPGTDTAIVGPNGAGKSTLVKAILDLVPRSAGTIEIFGRPISRLGNLRHLLGYMPQNFIFDRSFPISVSELVGLGIGDRGQVTGRNKHLFFSKFWQSKQEKSAAVTAALQRTDAYHLRNQVIGTLSGGQLKRVLLAYCLVTPRKLLVLDEAFAGVDMQGAADFYALLNELKQEENWTVLQVSHDIDMVNRHCDRVICLNQTVVCTGHPETALSPQNILATYGPGFNRYQHHH; translated from the coding sequence ATGACATTGCCGATATTAAAAGTCGAGGGTTTAACTATCTACCAAGGGAGCTATCTAGCTGTAAGAGATGTTTCCTTTGAATTGATTCCCGGAACAGACACAGCTATAGTTGGACCCAATGGCGCAGGTAAAAGTACCTTAGTTAAAGCTATTTTAGATTTGGTTCCCCGCAGTGCTGGGACAATTGAAATTTTTGGTCGTCCCATTTCCAGATTAGGAAATTTACGTCATTTATTGGGCTATATGCCACAAAACTTTATTTTTGACCGCAGTTTTCCCATTTCTGTTAGCGAGTTAGTAGGACTGGGAATAGGTGATAGGGGACAAGTGACAGGTAGGAATAAACATTTATTTTTCTCCAAGTTTTGGCAAAGTAAACAAGAAAAATCAGCCGCAGTCACAGCAGCTTTACAACGGACAGATGCTTATCACCTGCGAAATCAAGTTATTGGTACTCTTAGCGGTGGCCAACTGAAAAGGGTTTTATTGGCCTATTGTTTGGTAACACCAAGAAAATTGTTGGTACTGGATGAAGCTTTTGCTGGGGTAGATATGCAAGGTGCGGCTGATTTTTATGCTTTGCTAAATGAGTTAAAACAGGAGGAAAATTGGACTGTTTTGCAGGTTTCCCATGATATTGATATGGTCAACCGTCATTGTGATCGCGTCATTTGTCTGAATCAAACTGTTGTCTGTACTGGCCATCCAGAAACAGCCCTTTCACCGCAAAATATCTTAGCAACTTATGGTCCTGGTTTTAATCGTTATCAACACCATCATTAA
- a CDS encoding ArsR/SmtB family transcription factor, producing MAEFFSFLGDPNRLRVLSLLAKKEFCVSDLAALLDMSESAVSHQLRNLRAMRLVSYRKQGRNVFYRLHDSHIFHLYQAVAEHIDEKD from the coding sequence ATGGCAGAATTTTTCAGTTTTTTAGGAGATCCTAACCGCCTCAGAGTCCTTTCTTTGTTAGCTAAAAAAGAATTTTGTGTGAGTGATTTAGCTGCTTTACTCGATATGAGTGAATCTGCTGTTTCTCATCAACTGCGAAACTTACGCGCTATGCGTTTAGTCAGTTATCGTAAACAAGGGCGTAATGTTTTCTATCGTCTCCACGATAGTCATATTTTCCATCTTTATCAAGCTGTCGCTGAACATATAGATGAAAAAGATTGA